A genome region from bacterium includes the following:
- a CDS encoding amidohydrolase, which produces MPALRLVDADAHVVEPPDLWATWLPPRFRDHPDTPKLVRDVEGGDAWQFGAGAPPAPLGIYTAAGKAPEEIKWTGARYDAVRPGMFRGRERLADMDADGVDVAVLFGSARPMGLFLRSRERDFHLAGFRAFNDFVCQDFAAADRRRLVPLAYIPGLGVEAAIAELRRAHAQGARGAALMCWPSAGDTCSPADDPFWAACEELDVPVIVHVRLISVRSAPPPPTGKQGGDLPGLSTTGLLDMPLVIARMIFAGVFERFPRLRAGFIEAGAGWVPYLLQQMDDRFRRNRHWTGCDLSLLPSEYFQRNCKVSFMYDPYAVQNRHACGVETLMWSSDYPHHGTDWPHSRRVIDQTFTGVPEAERHRILAGNCAELFRLEGA; this is translated from the coding sequence ATGCCCGCCCTCCGTCTCGTCGATGCCGACGCGCATGTCGTCGAACCGCCCGATCTCTGGGCGACGTGGTTGCCGCCGCGGTTCCGCGATCATCCCGACACCCCGAAGCTGGTGCGCGACGTCGAGGGCGGCGACGCCTGGCAGTTCGGCGCCGGCGCGCCGCCGGCGCCGCTCGGCATCTACACCGCGGCCGGCAAGGCGCCGGAGGAGATCAAGTGGACGGGCGCGCGCTACGACGCGGTGCGTCCCGGCATGTTCCGCGGCCGCGAGCGGCTGGCCGACATGGACGCCGACGGCGTCGACGTCGCCGTGCTGTTCGGCTCCGCCCGCCCGATGGGCCTCTTCCTGCGCAGCCGCGAGCGCGACTTCCACCTCGCCGGCTTCCGCGCCTTCAACGACTTCGTCTGCCAGGACTTCGCCGCCGCCGATCGCCGCCGCCTGGTGCCGCTCGCGTACATCCCGGGTCTCGGCGTCGAGGCGGCGATCGCCGAGCTGCGCCGCGCCCACGCCCAGGGCGCGCGCGGCGCCGCGCTGATGTGCTGGCCGAGCGCCGGCGACACCTGCTCCCCCGCCGATGATCCCTTCTGGGCCGCCTGCGAGGAGCTCGACGTGCCGGTGATCGTCCACGTCCGCCTGATCTCGGTGCGCTCGGCGCCGCCGCCGCCGACCGGCAAGCAGGGCGGCGATCTGCCCGGGCTCTCGACCACCGGCCTGCTCGACATGCCGCTGGTGATCGCGCGGATGATCTTCGCCGGCGTCTTCGAGCGCTTTCCCCGCCTGCGCGCCGGCTTCATCGAGGCCGGCGCCGGCTGGGTGCCCTACCTGCTGCAGCAGATGGACGACCGATTCCGCCGCAATCGCCACTGGACCGGCTGCGATCTGAGCCTCCTGCCCAGCGAGTACTTCCAGCGCAATTGCAAGGTGAGCTTCATGTACGACCCGTACGCGGTGCAGAACCGGCACGCCTGCGGCGTCGAGACGCTGATGTGGTCGAGCGACTACCCGCACCACGGCACCGACTGGCCACATTCGCGCCGCGTCATCGACCAGACCTTCACCGGCGTTCCCGAGGCGGAGCGCCACCGCATCCTGGCGGGCAACTGCGCCGAGCTCTTCCGCCTCGAGGGCGCCTAG
- a CDS encoding amidohydrolase family protein — protein MGINGYRVIDADGHGGELPDWQARIPAALGDKLAAWKERCTQHYARLAIPGGGLARQGDHYRNTSAVTRAEIRPGMFDPAARLADMDLEGIDVTVNFTGGAGEEWALLDRELAIAVCRALNDAKAAFNRHAPDRFKGVAIVPMIDPDAAAAELRRAVNELGLVALVTRQHVRDKNLDDPSFDVLWAEAERLNVPVCLHGGGQAPDQVPIAVDRFHSRLTVHALTHPLGNMIGIMCFTVGGILHRFPSLRVGFMESGCGWLPFWLERLDEHWERMPEQAPGIDRKPSEYFLDGRCFIGCDPDERTLAATVQLLGDRRIVYASDYYHWDCRFPDSARLIAERTDLSEASKQRILAENARQLYAL, from the coding sequence ATGGGCATCAACGGTTATCGCGTCATCGACGCCGACGGCCACGGCGGCGAGCTGCCCGATTGGCAGGCGCGCATCCCGGCCGCGCTCGGCGACAAGCTCGCGGCCTGGAAGGAGCGCTGCACCCAGCACTACGCGCGCCTCGCCATTCCCGGCGGCGGTCTCGCCCGCCAGGGCGATCACTACCGCAACACGTCGGCGGTCACCCGGGCGGAGATCCGGCCGGGGATGTTCGATCCGGCGGCGCGCCTGGCCGACATGGACCTCGAGGGCATCGACGTGACGGTCAACTTCACCGGCGGCGCCGGCGAGGAGTGGGCGCTGCTCGACCGCGAGCTGGCGATCGCCGTCTGCCGGGCGCTCAACGACGCCAAGGCGGCCTTCAACCGCCACGCGCCCGACCGCTTCAAGGGCGTCGCGATCGTGCCGATGATCGATCCCGACGCCGCGGCCGCGGAGCTGCGGCGGGCCGTCAACGAGCTCGGGCTGGTGGCGCTCGTCACCCGCCAGCACGTGCGCGACAAGAACCTCGACGACCCGTCGTTCGACGTGTTGTGGGCGGAGGCGGAACGGCTGAACGTGCCGGTGTGCCTGCACGGCGGCGGCCAGGCGCCGGACCAGGTGCCGATCGCCGTCGACCGCTTCCATTCCCGCCTGACGGTGCACGCGCTCACCCATCCGCTCGGCAACATGATCGGCATCATGTGCTTCACCGTCGGCGGCATCCTGCACCGCTTCCCCTCGCTGCGGGTCGGCTTCATGGAATCGGGCTGCGGCTGGCTGCCGTTCTGGCTCGAGCGGCTCGACGAGCACTGGGAACGCATGCCGGAGCAGGCGCCGGGGATCGACCGCAAGCCGAGCGAGTATTTCCTCGACGGCCGCTGTTTCATCGGCTGCGATCCCGACGAACGCACGCTCGCCGCCACCGTCCAGTTGCTCGGCGACCGCCGCATCGTCTACGCCTCCGACTACTACCACTGGGACTGCCGCTTCCCCGACTCGGCGCGGCTGATCGCCGAGCGCACCGACCTGAGCGAGGCGAGCAAGCAACGCATCCTGGCCGAGAACGCGCGCCAGTTGTACGCCCTGTAG
- a CDS encoding LLM class flavin-dependent oxidoreductase, with protein sequence MEFGIFSQMHVPDNEDEHTRFKRSLEVSLAVDAAGFKYDWSPEHHFLTHYSHQPSPEVYLSFVAARTRRIHVGTAIVNITAKVNHPARVAEQIAVLDHLSEGRIEFGTGRGSSTTEWAGFDIPAASETKPMWRESLEQIPRMWRDEPYSFQGRYFRMPERNVLPKPYSKPHPPIWVACSSPQTFIEAGELGLGCLCFTFGAPDEIAEHVRNYKQAVAGCRTPIGAYVNDNIAVTTNMFCLDDGDEARHLVARARTEHYGELFLQWLDSFPRPPHLPRTGPVKLPAPTPAELKERLARGAAQYGSPEEIAEVIRRYAAIGVDQLIYSPLTMSMDQRNVLRSIETFGRRVLPLFDTDPVHRTTRQREAALAAAA encoded by the coding sequence ATGGAGTTCGGAATCTTCTCCCAGATGCACGTGCCGGACAACGAGGACGAGCATACGCGCTTCAAGCGCAGCCTCGAGGTGTCGCTCGCCGTGGACGCGGCGGGCTTCAAGTACGACTGGTCGCCGGAGCACCACTTCCTCACCCACTACTCGCACCAGCCGAGCCCCGAGGTCTACCTGAGCTTCGTCGCGGCGCGGACGCGGCGCATCCACGTCGGCACCGCCATCGTCAACATCACCGCCAAGGTGAACCATCCGGCGCGGGTGGCGGAGCAGATCGCGGTGCTCGACCACCTGAGCGAGGGGCGGATCGAGTTCGGCACCGGGCGCGGCTCCTCCACCACCGAGTGGGCGGGCTTCGACATTCCGGCGGCCAGCGAGACCAAGCCGATGTGGCGCGAGTCGCTGGAGCAGATCCCGCGCATGTGGCGCGACGAGCCCTACAGCTTCCAGGGCCGCTACTTCCGCATGCCGGAGCGCAACGTGCTGCCGAAGCCGTACTCGAAGCCCCATCCGCCGATCTGGGTGGCGTGCTCGAGCCCGCAGACGTTCATCGAGGCCGGCGAGCTCGGCCTCGGCTGCCTCTGCTTCACCTTCGGCGCCCCGGACGAGATCGCGGAGCACGTGCGCAACTACAAGCAGGCGGTGGCAGGCTGCCGCACGCCGATCGGCGCCTACGTGAACGACAACATCGCCGTCACCACCAACATGTTCTGTCTCGACGACGGCGACGAGGCGCGCCATCTGGTGGCGCGGGCGCGCACCGAGCACTACGGCGAGCTGTTCCTGCAGTGGCTCGACTCGTTCCCGCGGCCGCCGCACCTGCCGCGCACCGGACCGGTGAAGCTGCCCGCGCCCACCCCGGCCGAGCTGAAGGAGCGGCTGGCGCGCGGCGCGGCGCAGTACGGCTCGCCGGAGGAGATCGCCGAGGTGATCCGCCGCTACGCGGCGATCGGGGTCGACCAGCTCATCTACTCGCCGCTGACGATGTCGATGGACCAGCGGAACGTGCTGCGCTCGATCGAGACCTTCGGGCGGCGCGTGCTGCCGCTGTTCGACACCGACCCGGTGCACCGCACCACACGGCAACGCGAGGCGGCGCTGGCCGCCGCCGCCTGA
- a CDS encoding Hsp20/alpha crystallin family protein, producing MSRPKFIDEIDRLFEQLVRDPWARPHHPPRPRAGETELALAVPVRAGERQDVSVAIEEHRLVVRARHGVGGQASSSAAERIVALPEDADVVGLEAQFEDGTLHVRVRLRARPPR from the coding sequence ATGAGCAGACCGAAGTTCATCGACGAGATCGACCGCCTGTTCGAGCAACTGGTGCGCGACCCGTGGGCGCGACCGCACCACCCGCCGCGGCCGCGCGCCGGCGAGACCGAGCTGGCGCTCGCCGTCCCGGTGCGAGCCGGCGAGCGCCAGGACGTATCCGTGGCCATCGAGGAGCACCGGCTGGTGGTGCGCGCCCGGCATGGCGTCGGCGGGCAGGCATCGAGCAGCGCGGCCGAACGCATCGTCGCCCTGCCAGAGGATGCCGACGTGGTCGGCCTCGAGGCCCAGTTCGAGGACGGGACGCTGCACGTCCGCGTCCGCCTGCGCGCGAGGCCGCCGCGATGA
- a CDS encoding AAA family ATPase, which produces MTRPTPPATPLRAADPVAPLSYDALCYRTTAPLDFTTTDDVAPDGDWAGQERALAALELGMRVRHAGYNIFVTGLTGTHRAAELAALLRRFTLGQPTPGDRVLVQNFRNPDRPRTLSLPAGWGARLRQDMQEMVEELRQLLPKTFRSETFEEEKERLSEQFGSRGEAISRRLDEQAAQAGFALQQAPNGDVMFIPLRGGRPITPEESEKLSDEERADLRRRQRELARQVKAVMREQQALMRLLGREVRQAERRVADEAITPIFDELTERYAGADVRAWLAEVKAHALDHLSLFQDQPPPPPPLAFFMAGAEEDALLAYAVNVLVDNSGAEGPPVIVETSPTYKNLFGAIERMVDRQGKLVTNFTRVVAGALLRAHGGCVIINLLDALSEPLVWRALKQTLAAGHVEIETYDPFALFATAVLKPEPMAIDTRVVLTGPPEAFQILHALDEEFRETFKIRADFGDEADSDAARRNAVAQMARLARAEHLPPFRADAVSRLLEQAARQLGDRRKVPSQWSDVADVMREAAFWARRRDAAAVEAADVQQAIAQRTYRSDRIEAKLRELIHDGVLLVDVAGERIGQVNGLAVLDVSGYAFGRPSRITAVVSMGSAGVIAIDREAKLSGRAYDKAVLIIAAYLRQTYARDFPLGLAASVCFEQSYSGIEGDSASLAELAALISALAEVPIRQDLALTGSVDQFGTVQPIGGVNEKIEGFFRVCRVVGLSGRQGVIIPARNRDNLILDHDVLDAVRAGTFHVYAVDTLDDALAILTGKVAGRVDEPGTIHHAAAQRLRALAEGLRAFARAAPETAAEPTDD; this is translated from the coding sequence ATGACCCGCCCTACCCCGCCCGCGACGCCGCTGCGCGCCGCCGATCCGGTGGCGCCGCTGTCGTACGACGCGCTGTGCTACCGGACCACCGCGCCGCTCGACTTCACCACCACCGACGACGTCGCCCCCGACGGCGACTGGGCCGGCCAGGAGCGCGCCCTCGCCGCCCTCGAGCTCGGCATGCGCGTCCGCCACGCCGGCTACAACATCTTCGTCACCGGCCTGACCGGCACCCATCGCGCCGCCGAGCTGGCGGCGCTGCTGCGCCGTTTCACGCTTGGGCAGCCGACTCCCGGCGATCGCGTGCTGGTGCAGAACTTCCGCAACCCGGATCGCCCGCGCACCCTGTCGCTGCCCGCCGGCTGGGGTGCGCGCCTGCGCCAGGACATGCAGGAGATGGTCGAGGAGCTGCGACAGCTCCTGCCCAAGACCTTCCGCAGCGAGACGTTCGAGGAGGAGAAGGAGCGGCTCTCGGAGCAGTTCGGCAGCCGCGGCGAGGCCATCAGCCGCCGGCTCGACGAGCAGGCGGCACAGGCCGGATTCGCGCTGCAGCAGGCGCCCAACGGCGACGTCATGTTCATCCCGCTGCGCGGCGGCCGGCCGATCACCCCGGAGGAGAGCGAGAAGCTGAGCGACGAGGAGCGCGCCGACCTGCGCCGCCGGCAGCGCGAGCTGGCGCGCCAGGTGAAGGCGGTGATGCGCGAGCAGCAGGCGCTGATGCGCCTGCTCGGCCGCGAGGTGCGCCAGGCCGAGCGACGGGTCGCCGACGAGGCGATCACGCCGATCTTCGACGAGCTGACGGAGCGCTATGCCGGCGCCGACGTGCGCGCCTGGCTGGCGGAAGTGAAGGCGCACGCGCTCGACCACCTCAGCCTCTTCCAGGACCAGCCGCCCCCGCCGCCGCCGCTCGCCTTCTTCATGGCCGGCGCCGAGGAGGACGCGCTGCTCGCCTACGCGGTGAACGTGCTGGTCGACAACAGCGGCGCCGAAGGTCCGCCGGTGATCGTCGAGACCTCGCCGACCTACAAGAACCTCTTCGGCGCCATCGAGCGCATGGTGGATCGGCAGGGCAAGCTGGTCACCAACTTCACCCGCGTGGTCGCCGGCGCGCTGCTCCGCGCCCACGGCGGTTGCGTGATCATCAACCTGCTCGACGCCCTCTCCGAGCCCCTGGTGTGGCGGGCGCTCAAGCAGACGCTCGCCGCCGGACACGTCGAGATCGAGACCTACGACCCGTTCGCCCTCTTCGCCACCGCCGTCCTCAAGCCCGAGCCGATGGCGATCGACACCCGGGTCGTGCTCACCGGTCCGCCGGAGGCGTTCCAGATCCTGCACGCGCTCGACGAGGAGTTTCGCGAGACGTTCAAGATACGCGCCGATTTCGGCGACGAGGCCGACAGCGACGCGGCGCGCCGCAACGCCGTCGCCCAGATGGCGCGCCTCGCGCGCGCCGAACACCTGCCGCCGTTCCGCGCCGACGCCGTGTCCCGCCTCCTCGAGCAGGCGGCCCGCCAGCTCGGCGATCGGCGCAAGGTGCCGAGCCAGTGGAGCGACGTCGCCGACGTCATGCGGGAGGCGGCGTTCTGGGCCCGCCGGCGCGACGCCGCGGCGGTCGAGGCCGCCGACGTGCAGCAGGCGATCGCGCAGCGCACGTACCGCTCGGACCGCATCGAAGCGAAGCTGCGCGAGCTGATTCACGACGGCGTCCTGCTGGTCGACGTCGCGGGCGAACGCATCGGCCAGGTGAACGGGCTCGCCGTGCTCGACGTCTCCGGCTACGCGTTCGGCCGACCGTCGCGCATCACCGCGGTGGTGTCGATGGGCAGCGCCGGGGTCATCGCCATCGACCGCGAGGCCAAGCTCAGCGGCCGCGCCTACGACAAGGCGGTGCTCATCATCGCCGCCTATCTGCGCCAGACCTATGCCCGCGACTTCCCCCTCGGGCTCGCCGCCAGCGTCTGCTTCGAGCAGTCGTACAGCGGCATCGAGGGCGACAGCGCCTCCCTCGCCGAGCTGGCGGCGCTGATCTCGGCGCTGGCCGAGGTGCCGATCCGCCAGGACCTCGCGCTGACCGGCAGCGTCGACCAGTTCGGCACCGTCCAGCCGATCGGCGGCGTCAACGAGAAGATCGAAGGATTCTTCCGCGTCTGCCGCGTCGTCGGCCTGAGCGGACGGCAGGGCGTGATCATCCCGGCCCGCAACCGCGACAACCTGATCCTCGATCACGACGTGCTCGACGCCGTGCGCGCCGGCACCTTCCACGTCTACGCCGTCGACACGCTCGACGACGCGCTGGCGATCCTGACCGGCAAGGTCGCCGGCCGGGTCGATGAACCCGGCACCATCCACCACGCCGCCGCGCAACGCCTGCGCGCCCTCGCCGAAGGCCTGCGCGCCTTCGCTCGCGCAGCGCCCGAAACGGCGGCGGAGCCGACCGACGACTGA
- a CDS encoding methionine adenosyltransferase: MRILIEPAGDGGPASARVEIVERKGRGHPDTLCDRAAEALSAALCRAYLERAGRVLHHNVDKAVLCGGSARAELGGGEVTRPMRMIHVGRATMTAAGAPLDVDAIADAATRAVFTTALRRLDAARHLEVASLLRPTSSALAGLFADAATVPAANDTSIGCGFAPLSRTEQVVLAVERMLTDDRTLAAHPFLGEDVKVLAVRVDDAVELTVAVAFIAAQIASLAQYEEARAAVGGLVRGFAADLGVEPARVVVNAADRPAAGQLYLTVTGSSAEAGDDGQVGRGNRANGLITPGRPMSLEAMAGKNPVSHVGKLYNAWATRLTAELAQRPDIDHATCLLASRIGAPITEPQVVWLSVGGAGARDRDGLRGAVRDALERLPAMWRELLDAGWPVA; this comes from the coding sequence ATGCGGATCCTGATCGAACCGGCGGGCGATGGCGGACCGGCGAGCGCGCGGGTCGAGATCGTCGAGCGCAAGGGCCGGGGCCACCCCGATACGCTCTGCGACCGCGCCGCGGAGGCGCTGAGCGCCGCACTCTGCCGCGCCTACCTGGAGCGGGCCGGCCGCGTCCTCCACCACAACGTCGACAAGGCGGTGCTGTGCGGCGGCAGCGCGCGCGCCGAGCTCGGCGGCGGCGAGGTGACCCGGCCGATGCGCATGATCCACGTCGGCCGCGCGACGATGACGGCGGCCGGCGCGCCACTCGACGTCGACGCGATCGCCGACGCCGCGACCCGCGCCGTCTTCACCACGGCGCTGCGGCGCCTCGACGCCGCGCGCCACCTCGAGGTCGCATCGCTGCTGCGGCCGACCAGCAGCGCGCTGGCCGGGCTCTTCGCCGACGCCGCCACCGTCCCGGCGGCGAACGACACGTCGATCGGCTGCGGCTTCGCGCCGCTCAGCCGCACCGAGCAGGTGGTCCTGGCGGTCGAACGAATGCTCACCGACGACCGGACGCTCGCCGCGCATCCGTTCCTCGGCGAGGACGTGAAGGTGCTGGCGGTGCGGGTGGACGATGCCGTCGAGCTCACCGTCGCCGTGGCGTTCATCGCGGCGCAGATCGCCTCGCTGGCGCAGTACGAGGAGGCGCGCGCGGCGGTGGGCGGGCTGGTGCGCGGCTTCGCCGCCGATCTCGGCGTCGAACCGGCGCGGGTGGTGGTCAACGCCGCCGACCGCCCCGCGGCCGGGCAGCTCTACCTCACCGTCACCGGCTCGAGCGCCGAGGCCGGCGATGACGGCCAGGTCGGGCGCGGCAACCGTGCCAACGGCCTCATCACCCCCGGCCGGCCGATGAGCCTGGAGGCGATGGCCGGCAAGAACCCGGTGTCGCACGTCGGCAAGCTCTACAACGCCTGGGCGACCCGCCTGACCGCCGAGCTGGCGCAGCGACCGGACATCGACCACGCCACCTGTCTCCTCGCCAGCCGCATTGGCGCCCCGATCACCGAGCCTCAGGTGGTGTGGCTGTCGGTCGGCGGCGCCGGCGCGCGCGACCGCGACGGGCTGCGGGGCGCGGTGCGCGATGCCCTGGAGCGCTTGCCGGCGATGTGGCGCGAGCTGCTCGACGCCGGGTGGCCGGTGGCATAG
- a CDS encoding archease, whose amino-acid sequence MPFAWLEDAVTSDVTFRAWGPTLDAVFAAAVEATTAAMVADLGSVRAVERRSVALAAASLDLLLVRLLDEVIFLKDTASLLLRPERVTVDAGASPRLAAVLVGEVIDPTRHALITDVKAVTWYGLRVERIGDAWEAQVTLDV is encoded by the coding sequence GTGCCCTTCGCCTGGCTCGAGGACGCGGTCACCAGCGACGTCACCTTCCGCGCCTGGGGGCCGACGCTCGACGCGGTGTTCGCCGCCGCGGTCGAGGCGACGACGGCGGCGATGGTCGCCGACCTCGGCAGCGTGCGCGCCGTCGAGCGCCGCTCCGTCGCGCTCGCGGCGGCGTCCCTCGATCTCCTGCTGGTGCGCCTCCTCGACGAGGTGATCTTCCTCAAGGATACGGCGTCGCTGCTGCTGCGCCCCGAGCGCGTGACGGTGGATGCCGGGGCGAGCCCGCGCCTCGCTGCCGTGCTGGTTGGCGAGGTGATCGATCCGACGCGGCACGCGCTCATCACCGACGTGAAGGCCGTGACCTGGTACGGGTTGCGGGTCGAGCGGATCGGCGACGCCTGGGAAGCGCAGGTGACCCTCGACGTATAG
- a CDS encoding RtcB family protein, with the protein MPPPDAIRPLGDATWEVPASWRQGMRVPIRVFATPPLLEAMDDAVFAQAANVACLPGIVGASYVMPDAHWGYGFPIGGVAAMDPEAGVISPGGIGFDINCGMRLALTDLTLDEVEPRLRELVDGLADRVPAGVGCTGFVHLSAAELDAVLREGAGWAVRRGFGTEHDLACTEERGCFPGADPRAVSARAVARGERQIGTLGSGNHYLEIQVVRPEHVVDPPLARRLGITRPNQIAVMFHCGSRGFGHQVATDYLQEFLAVMTPKYGLAITDRELACAPFRSPEGQRYFAAMACAANMSFANRQVILHRIREVFAAVMGRDMAALGLRMLYDVAHNTAKLETHIVDGRRRRLLVHRKGATRAFAPGADGLPGEYAATGQPVIIGGSMETGSYLLTGVGSGEASCFSTAHGSGRTMSRTRAKRQYRGRDLQRSMAARGIYVRSASYAGLAEEAGGAYKDIDAVAEATERAGLSHRVARLTPIGNVKG; encoded by the coding sequence ATGCCGCCTCCAGACGCGATCCGTCCGCTCGGCGATGCGACCTGGGAGGTGCCCGCGAGCTGGCGCCAGGGCATGCGGGTGCCGATCCGCGTCTTCGCGACGCCGCCCCTGCTCGAGGCGATGGATGACGCGGTGTTCGCGCAGGCGGCCAACGTCGCCTGCCTGCCGGGCATCGTCGGCGCCAGCTACGTCATGCCGGACGCGCACTGGGGATACGGTTTCCCGATCGGCGGCGTGGCGGCGATGGACCCGGAGGCGGGGGTGATTTCACCGGGGGGAATCGGCTTCGACATCAATTGCGGCATGCGCCTGGCTCTCACCGACCTGACGCTGGACGAGGTGGAGCCGCGGCTGCGCGAGCTGGTCGACGGCCTCGCCGACCGGGTGCCGGCCGGGGTCGGCTGCACGGGATTCGTCCACCTCTCGGCGGCGGAGCTCGACGCGGTGTTGCGCGAAGGCGCGGGGTGGGCGGTGCGGCGCGGCTTCGGCACGGAACACGATCTCGCCTGCACCGAGGAGCGCGGCTGCTTCCCCGGCGCCGACCCGCGCGCCGTCAGCGCCCGCGCCGTCGCCCGCGGCGAGCGGCAGATCGGCACGCTTGGTTCCGGCAACCACTACCTGGAGATCCAGGTGGTGCGCCCGGAGCACGTCGTCGACCCGCCGCTGGCTCGCCGCCTCGGCATCACGCGCCCGAACCAGATCGCGGTGATGTTCCACTGCGGCAGCCGCGGCTTCGGTCACCAGGTGGCGACCGACTACCTGCAGGAGTTTCTCGCCGTGATGACCCCCAAGTACGGCCTGGCGATCACCGATCGCGAGCTCGCCTGCGCGCCGTTCCGCTCGCCCGAGGGCCAGCGCTACTTCGCCGCGATGGCCTGCGCCGCCAACATGTCGTTCGCCAACCGCCAGGTCATCCTGCACCGGATCCGCGAGGTGTTCGCGGCCGTGATGGGTCGCGACATGGCGGCGCTCGGACTGCGCATGCTCTACGACGTCGCGCACAACACCGCCAAGCTCGAGACGCACATCGTCGATGGCCGGCGGCGCCGCCTGCTCGTGCACCGCAAGGGCGCGACGCGCGCCTTCGCCCCCGGCGCCGACGGTCTGCCGGGGGAGTACGCCGCGACCGGCCAACCGGTGATCATCGGCGGCAGCATGGAGACCGGCTCGTACCTGCTCACCGGCGTGGGGAGTGGGGAGGCGAGCTGCTTCAGCACCGCCCACGGCAGCGGCCGGACGATGAGCCGGACCCGCGCCAAGCGGCAGTATCGCGGACGCGATCTGCAGCGGAGCATGGCGGCGCGCGGCATCTACGTCCGCAGCGCGTCCTACGCCGGCCTGGCCGAAGAGGCGGGCGGCGCCTACAAGGACATCGACGCCGTCGCCGAGGCGACCGAGCGCGCCGGCCTGAGCCATCGCGTGGCGCGGCTGACGCCGATCGGCAACGTCAAGGGCTGA
- a CDS encoding cytochrome P450, with protein sequence MPLSDIDLANPDHYQQNGPPYAMFDAVRREAPVFWHPDKETPGFWALTRHADVVYVSKNPQLFSAAKRSVFLFESSEEDLANLQMMLVNRDPPNHTKLRRLVSLGFTPRRIAMLEERVRLRASEIIDRVALRGTCEFVTDLAADLPLQVIAELVGVPMEDRGKVFEWSNKLIGFDDPEYVGDRAEQRQTAMEVYLYANQLAEQRRQQPADDLTSVLIHGEVDGERLSEMEFDLFFLLLLVAGNETTRNAISGGMLALMQHPEQRARLLADPGLIPTATEEILRWVSPVNCFRRTAMQDGAIGGQAVREGDKVVMFYPAANRDPAVFREPHAFDVGRTPNEHVAFGIGTHFCIGNALARLEIKVMFEELLRRLPDIDLAGPVERLRSSFINGIKRMPVRFTPERLRRSA encoded by the coding sequence ATGCCGCTGTCCGACATCGACCTCGCCAATCCCGACCACTACCAACAGAACGGTCCGCCGTACGCGATGTTCGACGCCGTGCGTCGCGAGGCGCCGGTGTTCTGGCATCCGGACAAGGAGACGCCGGGATTCTGGGCGCTGACCCGCCACGCCGACGTGGTGTACGTCTCGAAGAATCCGCAGCTCTTCTCGGCCGCGAAGCGCTCGGTCTTCCTCTTCGAGTCGAGCGAGGAGGATCTCGCCAACCTGCAGATGATGCTGGTCAATCGGGATCCGCCCAATCACACCAAGCTGCGCCGCCTGGTGAGCCTCGGCTTCACCCCGCGCCGCATCGCCATGCTCGAGGAGCGGGTGCGCCTGCGCGCCAGCGAGATCATCGATCGCGTCGCGCTGCGCGGCACCTGCGAATTCGTCACCGACCTGGCGGCCGATCTGCCGCTGCAGGTGATCGCCGAGCTGGTCGGCGTGCCGATGGAGGACCGCGGCAAGGTGTTCGAGTGGAGCAACAAGCTGATCGGCTTCGACGACCCCGAGTACGTCGGCGACCGCGCCGAGCAGCGGCAGACGGCGATGGAGGTCTACCTCTACGCCAATCAGCTCGCCGAGCAGCGGCGACAGCAGCCGGCGGACGACCTCACCAGCGTCCTGATCCACGGCGAGGTCGACGGCGAGCGCCTCAGCGAGATGGAGTTCGACCTCTTCTTCCTGCTGCTCCTGGTGGCCGGCAACGAGACCACCCGCAACGCCATCTCCGGCGGCATGCTGGCGCTCATGCAGCATCCCGAGCAGCGGGCTCGGCTGCTCGCCGACCCCGGCCTGATCCCCACCGCTACCGAGGAGATCCTGCGCTGGGTGTCGCCGGTGAACTGCTTCCGCCGCACCGCCATGCAGGACGGGGCGATCGGCGGCCAGGCGGTGCGCGAGGGGGACAAGGTGGTGATGTTCTACCCGGCCGCGAATCGCGACCCGGCGGTGTTCCGCGAGCCGCACGCCTTCGACGTCGGGCGCACGCCGAACGAGCACGTCGCCTTCGGCATCGGCACCCACTTCTGCATCGGCAACGCGCTGGCGCGGCTCGAGATCAAGGTCATGTTCGAGGAGCTGCTCCGCCGCCTGCCCGACATCGACCTGGCGGGCCCGGTCGAGCGCCTGCGTTCGAGCTTCATCAACGGCATCAAGCGCATGCCGGTGCGGTTCACGCCCGAACGCCTGCGCCGCAGCGCCTAG